In the genome of Nycticebus coucang isolate mNycCou1 chromosome 12, mNycCou1.pri, whole genome shotgun sequence, the window CAGGCCAACCACCCTTTCTGGAGGCCCTTCCCCCCTGGCAGACCCCAGACACCTACTCCTGTCCCTTCTCACCCATGAAGAGGAAAGTGAGCACAAACTGGTAGGCGGCCACTGTTTCTAGATGCTGCTTCTGTGGAGTTTTTgaggtggcagagggtggtgaggCTGTGGAGACGTCCATCCTAGTAGCTCCCCTCTGCCAGCAGGACTCGGGTGAAGGTTTGGGTAAGAGCTTGGGAACACTTCCTCGCTGGAGAAGCCCAGCTCTTGGGGCCTGGCAGAGTTACAGATGGCCTCCCAGAACCGTGGGGTGTCTTTGGCAGTAAGTGTCCAGGTGTGTGAATGTGAGGATCTGGAGCCCCGGATGTCCCCAGGCTCCTTCTCAGACTGATCTTTGAACTTCCTCAGTCTGTAGGTCTGGGCAGGTTGGGTGGGGCCGGGAGGCGGTGCAGGGTGTGTGAGAGGTGGCGCCTGGGTGCCTGAGGGAGTGGACAGAAGGCCAGCCGGTACAGGGGGTCTCTGGCGCTGGAGGGGGACAGGAGCCCAACAAAGACCGTTGGCTCTCCAGTGTGGCTGGGCTGGGCCCTGACATGCCCCCCACCTGCTGGCTTGTCTCTCAAAGTGTCAAAGCCACCTAGGAGCCAATGACACAGGCTCTGCGGCCGCTACCGAGCCCCAGGACCTCCCCCCAATAGTGCACAAATATACAAATGTCTCTGGTCGGTTTCCTACCCTTAATTTCACTCCGTCACCCGCATCCGCGGCGGGGACTGGTGGGGCGGAGCACCTGTAGCGCGCCTATGTGAGAAATTAGGCGCCTCTGGGCAGGGACGCTGTAGCACGCCTTGTGCTCCGGGAACAGCTGTCTGAGTCGCTCCCCTCGGAGCGCGTGCAGCTGGTCCACCTGCGCCCGGCTGGGCTGCGGGCTCCGCCGCACTGGAATCTCGGCCCCCACTGCGAGCCGAACAGGGGGCGCGGGGGCTGGTGTCTGAGAATCTGGACAAGTCCCACAAGACCGTCCGCCTGTGGCGATCACTGGGGACAGAGTTTAGGGCAGGGGCGGCGTGGCCAGAGACCGACCGCGCCGGAAGGTTGGGCCGGGGCTCACCCCAGTGCGGAAGGGTGCGCGAAGGGCAGCAGCTTGCCCAGGCGGCCGCGGAACAGCGGCAACGCCAAGCTCAGCAGCGGCTGCCCGGCTTCCTGCGCCCTCCGCGACCACTAGCCAGACGGGCCCCGGAACTGCCAGAAGAGCTTGTTCTTCCAAGGAGACAGCACGCTTACTCCTGGCGCTGGGGCACCGCGCCTTTCCCCTGCCCCGCTGCTAGCCAGTGCCTCACCCGTGCTCCAGCGCCAGCTTCACGAATATCTTCCGATTCCGAATCCTCAAGCTCAGCGCTCCAGCTTTTACTTCCAACGACTCTTGGGGCCCTCCATGGCCAGGACTGTCACCTGGTCGCCTCCAGGCCTGGCCAGCAGATAGGAATCGCTGGCCTTGTCAGAGGAGACAGAAGCTGGGGGTCCTGATGCCTGGGTCTTGGAGAGTATATGGGATAGGACTCTGGGAAGGTAGACCTGGGGTCAGGAGACCCTGGATAGGAGGCGGGTACAGTGAGAGGTGGAAGCAGGGGTTGCCCCACAAGATGTAATCCTGGAAAAGAGGAAGGTGGAACCAACAGGGTAGCATGGGCAAGTGTGGCAGGCCAGTGAAGAGGTGGGAGAAGCCAGTTGGCCTCTGTGCGGAAGTAGTTGAGGAACCATAGAGCCAGGACCCTGTGGGGGTGGAAACCAAAGAGGTTCCAGGAGAGATCCAATTCTATGGTTTTCACCAACAAGGGAGCAGAACACATGCACCCCAACCCTGTGAGATCACTGTGGATCCTGAGTCTGTTCTGAGGCCCCAACACCACCCAGCACATGGTTGCCCAGTGTCCTCAATGAGATGAGAAGTAGTTACTGAAATGTCTCCACATGGCCCAGTTGTGGGTTCAGGCAGAGAGGTGTGGAGAGCAGGCTGTGAGGCAGCAGGGtctccacagcctggggaacattccgAGAATGACCTCCTCAACTACTTCTCCTTTCCCAAAacaatattcctttcttcatgctccctctgccaatagctctttGACTAGTTAATCTTTTAAAACTCTGCAgaaatccttgtgatctttccctttttacgTTTTAACATGTTAATGAAGTTAAGTAGAAACCCTTAACAGGATGATCTGTTTTtgataaagttatttacattttccaatcatattgtaagaccaaaaatatgttttttgtctatgctacttcccctaCAACCCTGccaagatactataaaataaagctgatttggTGAtttggccaggtggggtggctcatacctataattctagcactctgggaggtaaaggagggtggatagcttgagctcaccagttccagacaagcctgagcaaaagtgagacctcctgtctactaaaatagaaaaaccgaggcaagaggattgcttgagcccaagaattggaggttgctgtgagttatgccgccgtggcactctacccagggcaacagtttgagactctgtctcaaaaaagaaaaaaaggcttggcgcagcacctgtggctcacgcggctaaggcaccagccacatacacctgatctggtgggtttgaatccagcccagacctgccaaacaacaatgatggctgcaaccaaaaaatagcccggcattgtggcaggcgctgtagtcccagctacttgggaggcagaggaaggacactcgcctgagcccaggagttggaggttgctgtgagctgtgatgttacggcactctacccagggtgacagcttgaggctctgtctcaaaaaaaaaaaaaaaaaaaaaataggctcagcacctgtagctcagcggctagggcgccagccacatacactggtgctggcgggaccagggcctgccaaacaacaatgacaaccacaacaataacaaaaaaaagctgggtgttgtggggggcacctgtagtcccagctacctgggaggctgaggcaagagaatcacttaagtccaagagtttgaggttgttgtgagctgtgatgccatggcactctacaaagggcaacatattgagactctgtctcaaaaaataaaagaaaaaaatatatatataaagctgattttgtgttgtggtgctggctgcagtcataAGCTGTGTCAGACCTCCCGACTCCATCTTTCATCTCCTATGTCCtctcttgtgttttattttcctcagtccccaccaattccactctggtttgttCCCCTTCTCCTGGCAGGCTCACTAAAGGTGGTGCCCCAAACAGGGACCAGAGTATAGGACAATAGGTGCACACAGGTGAGGGACTCCCCCTGAAAACAAAGAAGTGAAACTGTACAGTTGGTAATTAAATTTCTTTCGGGGTAATCATCCTGGAGAGTAATAAATTATGGGACAGTCAGGCTCAAAGGAGTGAGAACTGTTTACTCAAATGCTTAAATCTATGTTAAAAACCAGAGgctgtagggtggcacctgtggctcagtgagtagagaaccagccccatatacaaaggggttcaaacctggccccagccaaactgcaacaaaaaaaatagctgggaaaaaaaaatgggcagtgcctgtggctcaaaggagtaaggcgccggaaaaaaaatagccaggcattgtggtgggtgcctatagtcccagctacttgggagactgaggcaagagaattgcctaagcccaagagctggaggttgctctgagctgggacaaagtaaggctctgtctctaaaaagaaaaaaaaaaaaaaaaacaccaggggCTGTCATATTCATATTAATCAATTAAAGCCCGCTCTCCAATATGTACACGGTTTATCCCCTTCTGCTCCAGCAGAAGAACCCCTTCCCCCTGAATTCAAACAAGGGTTACAGGATGAGGAACTTAGTATGAAAAGGAATGTTCCGCTTCTATCTCAGATGAAGATACAGACCTTCCTGGGCTATGGCTGGACTTCAGATTTCTAATTTACCTAAACCTGCTTTGTCTTGCCCCTAATCACGCCCTCCACCCCCAAAGCTCAAAGAATTTGCCTCTGTGACAGCTTTAGCTCCTGAGTAGGAGGCCTATTGTTCTAGTAGCAAATCAAAAAACTGTtcttcatgcctataatcacttccaaaaaaaaatttcttaacataGATCAACAATTGCCCCTGGAAAATAACTCATTTCCTATTTAAGATACAAATTAACTTACTCCACCATTCACTCTCAAAAGATTCAATTCTCCAAGtcaattaattttaaatagtttaaaaggtGACCATGAGGGGATCCCTAGACTGGTCTGGTAAGTGCTATATAAGTGCTGCCAGGGAAGCCTCATGGTCACCTGGATGGGTGGGGCTGGGAGGTGTAGTGCTCCAACACTCCTAGCAGCAAGCTACCAGGAGATTTCACCTGGGAGTCTTGGGGTTCAGCTCTCATACACCCATTGTCCCCAGTCACTGTGCTCCACATGCTTCATTTTGGTTGTGCGCTGAAAACTTTAATTCTTATTAGTTCTAATTTTGTTCTGGAGAAATTCAGTGCTTCTATATCTGGTGTATATTATGAAAGCTCAGGCCTCAATACAAAATAACAGACTGTTGAGGCATATTCTGTCTGATTGGTCTCATTATGAGTACCCACCTATAACTAAAAGACAATGACAATTTTGTTGTAACATGGCCATGCCAATATATCTATCATCTTGACTCCAGAGAAAAACGGCCTTTGAATGGATCCTTGAAGAATTATAATGATattatattgtttaaaataacaagtctgtagccagacattgtggcgggcatctgtagtcccagctacttgggaggcagaggcaggagaatcgcttgagcccaggagttggaggtttttgtgagctgtgatgccacagcactctacccagggtgacagcttgaggctctgtcacaaaaaaaaaaagctggcagaCATAAAGTCTGTatgtctgggcagcacctgtggctcagtgagtagggcgccggccccatatgccgagggtggcgggttcaaacccagccccagccaaactgcaacaaaaaaatggctgggtgctgtggcgggcgcctgtagtcccggctactcgggaggctgaggcaagagaatcgcttaagcccaggagttggaggttgctgtgagctgtgtgaggccacggcactctactgagggccataaaagtgagactctgtctctacaaaaaaaaaaaaaagaaagaaagaacgaaggaaaaAATATGAGCATGATGTCACTAGTTTCTGTTcattaggttcttttttttttggccaggactgggtttgaacctgccacctccggcatatggggccggcgccctactccttaagccacaggtaccacccttatgttcttgattttaagCCTCTGAATTATGACATCTAGAGAGATGGCTGTGGTGAGGCCTAAGGGCATGTTTCCCATACTTAGGCCAGCAGCTGCAGGGCACAGTCTAACCCACATGGTCCCTTCTTCTTCCCTGTTCCTACTTTGCCCccggctattctgagagaaaccgGATGTTCCCCAGTTTTCAGTTTTCTGTCTCAGACACAGGTCCAGTCCTTGGTGGCCATCTTTGATGCCACATGGCTATGTGAGACTTAGGGGGAGGAGACCCAAGTCTGAGGTCTCTTGCATGGTTCCTTTGCTAGGGGTAAATATTGGCCCTAAGAgaaattttggccaggacttgttaggtggaaaaacatctttacaagatgaatgtttttcttttttttttttcttttgagacagagcctcaggctgttgccctgggaagagtgctgtggcttcacagctcacagcaacctccaactcctgggctcaagcaattctcctgcctcagcctcccaagtagctgggactacaggcacctgccacaatgcctgcccgggtattttttggttgcagctgtcattgttgtttggtgggcaggggctggatttaaacctgccagctcaggtgtatgtggctggcgccttagccacttgagccacaggcgccaaggtGGGTTCCAAATATTCTAACAACAGAATCAGGAGTTATCCAGTTATCTCTGGCGCCTTGCAGCAGCCcagtctatgctacttccccataAACAACCCTGccaagatactataaaataaagctgattctGTGTTTTGGTGCTGGCTGTAGTCATCAGTTGCGTCAGACATCCTGATCCCATCTTTCgtttcttgtgttttattttcctcaacGCCCACCGCTTCCACTCTGGTTCAGTGCCCTTCTCTGTGCAGGCTGGAGAAAGATAGGTGGCCACCAGCCCTGAGTGTTTCCCTATCTTGATGGAGCCAGACCAGGTAGAGGACCACCAGGGTCCAGGCCTGGCTTATGAATCCAACAAGCAAGGCTGACAGGTACACATGGGCTGGAAGGTGAAGGGTGGGGCTGAGAACCTGTGTGTTTAAGCCCCagcctcccctctgccccccCTCAAATCCCCTCACTTTTGGGCCCTTCCATCTCACCCGCTCCTCAGATTCTTTCAAGGACCCAAGATCCCTACACCTCCTCCCTTGGGATCATGAGGAGGCAGAGTGCCAGGTGCTGAGGCCCACCCAGATCCTCAGTCTTTGGGGGCTCATCAAACACCAAAAGAAGACACATTGCAAGACAGCAAATATTTGGAGACACAGCAGAGGCTGGTGGAGGCTGCCAAACTGTGTGTGGGAGTCACGCAGAGCCCACCCCATCTCATAAGCCCACCCCACTGGCCCAAACCCTTGGGCCTGGTCCCCCCCGCTTTCTACCTCTTTTGCCATCTTGTGAACTGGAGCCACATGAGCTGGGGAAGGATGGGTTAATCATGACCTGAGCTCACAGGGCTATGACCCATAGACTCAAACCTGGAGCAGGGTCAGGAGCTTGGGGGAAAGTGTTTGAACTTTGTGAAGGTCAGGCCTGTGTGAGGCTAGACAAATAGAGGTTTGGGATTGCAAGAGATGGCCCATGAAGGACAGGGTCCCCACACAAGCAAGAACAGCTTGAAACCCCTCAGTCACTGAGGCCTCGCCTCTGAGGTTCAGGGCCTGCAGGAGCAACTTAGGCTGCTATGGGAGGACGCTTTGGCAAGAGGTATTTTCTCCTGTCCCTGCTCAGCAACTGTCATccacagtgcatgtggccagggtGGTGGGAGAAAAAGATGCTCCAGCCACACAGAAAGGCAGCCCATCTGGTAACCAGCTCCCTGGACACATACCCCAGAAAGAAGGCTTCCTAGAGGAGGTCTGCCTGGAGGCCAGGCAGCAGGAAGGCAGAAGGGGATTCTAGTAGTGGGTGGAGAGATGCTGAGGTGAAAAACACAAGCTAGGTAAACAcacttgtttgattttttaaaagtgttttgaaagGGCACAGTTGAGATAAATACAGAGTTCAGTGCAAGGCTGGGGGACACTAAGCCAAAGCATATGACTTGCTGCCTCCAGGGCACCTCGAGGTCTTGGGCAAGTGCTTGCTGGTTCCCCAGAGGCTAGAAGCCAGACCTGCTTCCAAGAGGCGTGTCTCTTTCTTCTCATTCCCCTCCTCTGGGAAGCTTCCTGGGGACACCCCCGACCCCGGATCCCTTCTTGAGCTTGCTTCACTGGCAGATCTATTCCTAGATAGCCCCTCCTCATTAGAAAACATCCTTCTGTGGGACTTCCTTCCTCTAGCCTGTCCCAGACCCCAGCCCAGGGCTATGCCGCCCTTCACTATCAAAGGATGAGAGGACCTGTGAGAAGCCTTCTGGCTGGGGATGGGGTGAGCTTTCATCTGAGCCCTGCCTGGGAAGGTCTGGGCCTTCTCATGACCATCTTCCCAGCTCAGGAAATAAAGGGGAAGGAAGCTTCCAGGTTCCCACACATGTCTAACACcctgcttcttccttttcttattctcttCCCCTTTCAGGATCTCTTCCTTACTCTGGGTGACAGGACGGGCGATGGGTCAGAGGTAGAAGAAAGATGCCAAGTGGACTCAAGAGTTAAAAATCCTCCTTTATTGggaggggaaactgaggaacCTTAATAATTTATCACACAGGGAACTGCCCAGAAGCCCTGTCCCCCTGAACTCATGGGGGctgagggaaggggtgggggctCCAAGAGCTTCCTGAGAGTGCTGGGTACTAAGGTGACAGATTCAGTCCCAGGCAAAGAGAACATAATACTCAGGAAGTGAGATGGGCAGACCCCCTCTCCAAGGACTGGGGCCAGCCCCCCCACAAGAAGGCACAATGGCAGAGAAGATTTGGCAGTGGTTGAGTGTCAGGGGTCAACAAAGGACACCATGATGTAGCGAGTACCACGGGTTGTGGGCAGCCCCTCATGGTAGTGGGTGAGGCGGCCAGGGTGCAGGAGCCCCCAGCCCTTCCTTGGGGAAGAGACTATGCAGTCATAGCGCAGGAAGCGGCAACCACCTCCCTGGGAAAAGGAAGGGACAAATGGAGTGAGTAGACATGGGGCTGGAGAGTGAGCAGCTAGGAGGGGTGGGGTAATCAGGCCTGGAGAGATAGAGAAGGGCAGGTAGGGCCAGGGTATCTGCAGATAAGGGAAACCCAGAGAAGGGATTCAGGAGATGACACTCGCCAAATAACTGGGAAATGGGAAAAGACCTGGGTACAGGCAAGGAGGCAGCTGAGGGGTGCATTCAGGGGGTCTAAGGGGGATGTCAGGTCCTGAGGATAAGCATGTGCATGGAGAGGCTGACCCACCTCATAGTCCAGGCCCTTGTGGTTGAGGGCAACATTGAGTGTGAAGGTAGAGGAGTCATGGTGAGGCCGCAGAGCGGGCTGCTCATCTGGCCGGTAGCGGACCACAAAGTTCATCACAGCCCGTGTCTGGGGACCATGAGAAAAGAGGCTTCAGAGATGGCCATGAGGTCCAGGGGGTCTTCTGGGGAGATGGCAGCCCCTGTCTAGGGAACAGGCCCTTGCATGGAAGGAACTGGCTAACTGGGTCTCAGCCTACCTGCTTCCCTCCCTGGGCTGCCCTCTGCAGTGTCTCATGTCTGGGGTCCAAAAGCCATGGAGATCCAATGGAGCCCCAAACACCTTAAGGACTGAAAGAGCTCCATGTGGAGACCCCAGCCCAGGACTGGGTGGGGCAGGCAGAGGAGGCAATGGTGGCCCACCTTGGTATGGTAGCCTGGGAACAGGTGCTCGGTCATGGGCCCCACGTACGTCCGCAGCAGCTGCAGCCACTGGTCCTCATAGCCCACTTGCTTCATGTGGATGTCCACAGTGGGAACATTCTCATAGCCTCCAGCCAGCCTGGAATCCTGTGACCAGTGACAGAATCCTGAGCCATCCCACACCCTCCGGGTATGGCCCCCCACAGGCAATGCCagactccctccttctctcatcCCAATGCCTTAACACTGGTGCTCCCTCCACCTGGACAGTCTTCTCTTATGACTTCTCAGTTTGACTCACTGCTATTGGCCCTTTGAGTCTCGGCTAAGAGATGTCATCTGGCCTGTGAAGCCCCCAGTCCTCCCAAGTCTGGACAAAGGACCCCTGTGGCTGGGCAGCCACTGCTATTTATAGCAGGGCACAGCCTATCTGGCACAAGTCATCAGTACACTGCACTGTCTAGGGCAGTGGCCCAGTTTTTCAAGTACTTCTTGAATGAATGGCTGCAGTCATACCACCAGGGGCAGCCCCCCTTTGGGGACCCCTCTCTGCTCCCACTCTCCTCTTATGCTCCTAGGTCATCCCCATCCTCCCCCGGGGcctgctccctccccacctgGTTCCTCACCTCATGCCGGCCCCCTGACCACTGGCCATAGTGCTCCATTTCCTCTACCAGCTCATCACACATTTGGTCCGACAGCAGTGGAAACCAGTACACGTCTGGGCATGGCTGAAGACAGAAGCAGGAGAAGAAAAGGGCTAGGGTGACACCACCAAATAGGGGAAGGGGACAGGAGCACACAGAGGCAGGACAGAGCAGGAATGAGGAGGGAAGGTGCAATGAGAGCAGCGGGGGATGGGTCAGGCCCAGGGTGGCATGGCACAGGGGCAGGAGGGTCCCAGAGCCCTGGGTGCTGGGACAATCATTTGCAAACTTCTTTTACATCAATACATCTCTCATTAAAGATGTGATTTTACTCATAACACCAAGAGGAGACCCTCTGATTAatgctggggtgggggctggagcCCTATCTGTTCAGTCTCTACCTTCATCTCCTAAGTTAGGGAGCTCACTGTGCAAAGTACTCATCCAGGCAGTGGGGGCAGGGAAGGCAGAGGCCCTTACCACAGAGCAGGCAGGGGCCTGAGTGGGCTCACCTGCTCCACAATCTCCTTCCCTTCCAGGGCCCGGCTGTAGTTCTCATGGATATACTGCTCCTTCCAGTCCTGTGGGGGCCAAAGCATGTCAGACATGTGCCCCCTTCCCTCAGCCCTGGAGCACCCCCTCCCCAGGCAGTATAAGGTCCTTACACTTGGCATCTTCCTTAATGGAGCACGGGTAATGCGCATGCTTTGAGTGAGGGGCCCCACTTACAAGGGGGTTATCGAAGATCTGCCAGAGGTCTGGGTGCAGGTGATCTGTGTCGTACCGGGAAGTGGCCAGGAGCCGGCCGAATTCATGCTGGTTGCTGAGGTGGAGGAAGATGCCctggagggggaaggtgggagggggggTGATGCAGGAGATGCCAGGGGGCTGCCCCCAGCTGCCTCTCAGCACCCGGCCCCCAGGCACTGCACCCCAGAACTGACAGTTACTCACCTTGTCCCTCAGGCTCTTACAGAAGGCCATGTCTGGGTCAGTGTCGCTACCTGAGAACACCTCCTTCTGGGGCAGCTCCTTCCGCAGGGTCTCCCCACGGATCACATATGCTTGGGATATGTAGGGCACATTCCACACACCCCTGGAGGCACCAACACCAGGTTGGTGAGATGGGTGGCCCCCCTAAATTCTGCCCTGTTCATCCAGACAGTTCATCCCTCGGGGCATCCCAGTCCCTGAGCCTCAAGGCCCCCCTCCCATCCCATAAGGCATGGCTGGTCACAACCACACCAAGTCATGGTGCATCCAACTGGTGACCAACATGTGCCCCTGAGAGTAAGGGGCTGGGGTCTGAGCAGGCCCCAGGTTGGTGGCAGGGGGCGGCTGGCTAGGCAGGACTCACACTCGCTTTCGCTGCACCAGCTCCACATAGTCCTCGGAGCGTGCATAGTATTCATCTGCGCTCAGCGCACCCCAGAAGTTGGACCACAGCTTGCCATGGCGTGACAACATGGGAGCTATCACCTTCCTGTGGACAGGTGGGCATGAGGGCTGGGCAGAGGGGAGTAGCATTCCTTCAGTTATTGGGGTGTTCTGGTTGAGGGGGACAAGTGACCTGTTCTCCTCAATGAGAATGCGCAGGGTCTGCCGGTTAGTGAGGATAGCGTCAGCATCCAGGCTGAAGTAGAACTCACACTCGGGGTCTTGCCGACAACTGTCCCTAGAGGGGACAGACCCGCAGACAAAAGAGCTGACATGGGCAGCAGGCAGGTGGAGGGGCTGTAGAATGGGAAACGCCCCCACCCCCATGTCCTCTGCTGGTGGACGGCAAGGGAGGGGACAGTTGAGTGGGACTGCAAAGGTTCGAGTACAGAAGCCCAGGACAAGCTGGCTGGGTGACAGATGAAGCAAGGGCCATGCAGTAGTTGGCAAACTCCCTCCTTGCCCAGTGCTTGCTCACATGGCCATATCTCTGGCCTCGCCTGGACTCAGGGCCTCCTCTGGCCCCACCAGCTTCACAGCTGAGAAGTGATCCTGGAGCTGTGGCCAAGTGTCTGCAATGTGGGGCTCATGGAACACCTCCtggagatggggtggggaggaggattggACAAGAAAGATGGCATCTGAGGAGGAGGCCAAAGGTGGAAAAAAGGAGTTTGGGGTGGGGATAGGGGAAGGGTCCCCCAGAAGGGTCAACAGGGAGGTGCTGCCAGGTGTCTCACATTGTTATGTAGGAAAAGGGTAACCCTGTCAGGTGGATAGTCCAGAAGCAGCAGCCGCTGCAGGAAGCGGGGCAAGAACGGTGTAGGTTGTTCCACGAACACAGCCAAAAGCACCCGGGGGGGAGGCTGGAAGACAACAGGATATGGCTTAGAGGAGGGCCTGGGCCTGCCCTGTgcctcccacccctgcccagtGTGCTCTGCCTATATCCCACCTCCAGTGCCCTCATGCCCCACACTAGCACACCCCTCACCTGCCCCCCCGGGAGTGTCCTCCGCTCACGGCTGCAGAACCCACAGCCTCCCTCAGGACTCCAGCCATTGGGGACAT includes:
- the PLOD3 gene encoding multifunctional procollagen lysine hydroxylase and glycosyltransferase LH3; translation: MAQSGPGPRLLLLLLLLLLPSPSPAASASDRPRRSNPVNPEKLLVITVATAETEGYRRFLQSAEFFNYSVRTLGLGEEWRGGDVARTVGGGQKVRWLKREMEKYADQEDMVVMFVDSYDVILAGSPSELLKKFVQSGSRLLFSAEGFCWPQWGLAEQYPEVGTGKRFLNSGGFIGFAPTIHHIVRQWKYKDDDDDQLFYTRLYLDPGLREKLSLNLDHKSRIFQNLNGALDEIVLKFDRNHVRIRNVAYDTLPIVVHGNGPTKLQLNYLGNYVPNGWSPEGGCGFCSRERRTLPGGQPPPRVLLAVFVEQPTPFLPRFLQRLLLLDYPPDRVTLFLHNNEVFHEPHIADTWPQLQDHFSAVKLVGPEEALSPGEARDMAMDSCRQDPECEFYFSLDADAILTNRQTLRILIEENRKVIAPMLSRHGKLWSNFWGALSADEYYARSEDYVELVQRKRVGVWNVPYISQAYVIRGETLRKELPQKEVFSGSDTDPDMAFCKSLRDKGIFLHLSNQHEFGRLLATSRYDTDHLHPDLWQIFDNPLDWKEQYIHENYSRALEGKEIVEQPCPDVYWFPLLSDQMCDELVEEMEHYGQWSGGRHEDSRLAGGYENVPTVDIHMKQVGYEDQWLQLLRTYVGPMTEHLFPGYHTKTRAVMNFVVRYRPDEQPALRPHHDSSTFTLNVALNHKGLDYEGGGCRFLRYDCIVSSPRKGWGLLHPGRLTHYHEGLPTTRGTRYIMVSFVDP